One genomic segment of Brachionichthys hirsutus isolate HB-005 chromosome 13, CSIRO-AGI_Bhir_v1, whole genome shotgun sequence includes these proteins:
- the smim12 gene encoding small integral membrane protein 12, giving the protein MWPVVWTAVRAYAPYVTFPVAFVVGAVGYHLEWFVRETPKLREEKGILELREERKLQEQLGMDSTRVLSLKEKLEFTPKAALNRNRPEKS; this is encoded by the coding sequence ATGTGGCCTGTGGTTTGGACAGCAGTGCGAGCATATGCTCCTTATGTCACCTTCCCAGTGGCCTTCGTGGTCGGAGCTGTGGGCTACCACCTGGAGTGGTTTGTAAGGGAGACCCCGAAACTTCGAGAAGAGAAAGGCATCTTGGAACTGAGGGAAGAAAGGAAGCTGCAGGAACAGTTGGGAATGGACAGCACCCGGGTTCTCAGCCTGAAAGAGAAACTCGAGTTCACACCCAAAGCGGCTCTGAACAGGAACCGGCCTGAGAAGAGCTAA
- the gja4 gene encoding gap junction protein alpha 4, with protein sequence MSRADWSFLEHLLEEGQEYSTGVGRVWLTILFLFRMLVLGTAAESAWDDEQADFVCNTRQPGCTAVCYDKAFPISHFRYFVLQVIFVSTPTIFYFGYVAIKVGRDTKEDGDKGRGEKQTDKGADASERRRTVAVTTDVAEEKRKGDGRKGTKVDKAPPETPKLKGRLLCAYALSILVKVLLEVGFIVGLWLLYDGFSIAAKFECKGIPCPHTVDCFVSRPTEKTIFTIYTQAIAAVSLLLNLIELLHLLQLAISLRLEKRYRAQRQHQNQNRLPREKQMIACEDTRECRMETSQSCKPGGHVDTPIQGQPACYSNPCESFGDLAIEVNRRPGEAESDVLPSYTNCMGALRTAHSPRVHYKKHAQHTQKTSKGARVGRSKQMHYV encoded by the coding sequence ATGTCCAGAGCTGACTGGTCCTTCCTGGAgcacctgctggaggagggcCAAGAGTATTCAACAGGTGTTGGCCGCGTCTGGCTTACTATACTCTTCCTCTTTCGTATGCTGGTCCTGGGAACTGCTGCCGAATCTGCGTGGGACGATGAGCAAGCCGACTTTGTCTGCAACACGCGACAACCCGGCTGCACTGCTGTGTGCTACGACAAAGCCTTCCCCATCTCCCACTTTCGCTACTTTGTCCTCCAAGTCATCTTCGTCTCCACACCGACCATCTTCTATTTCGGATATGTGGCGATAAAGGTTGGGAGGGACACAAAAGAGGATGGGGACAAGGGTAGAGGAGAgaagcagacagacaaaggTGCTGATGCaagtgagagaagaagaactGTCGCAGTAACTACAGATGTtgcagaagagaagagaaaaggggATGGTAGGAAAGGCACGAAGGTCGACAAGGCTCCTCCTGAGACTCCCAAACTGAAAGGCAGGCTGCTGTGTGCTTATGCTCTCAGCATCTTGGTGAAGGTCCTCCTTGAAGTCGGCTTCATCGTGGGGCTTTGGCTCCTTTACGACGGCTTCTCCATTGCTGCAAAGTTTGAGTGCAAAGGGATCCCTTGTCCTCACACAGTGGACTGCTTTGTCTCTCGACCCACAGAGAAGACCATCTTTACCATCTACACTCAGGCGATCGCTGCCGTCTCCCTGCTCCTCAACCTCATcgagctcctccacctccttcagcttgCCATCTCCCTTCGGCTGGAGAAGCGCTACCGGGCCCAGcgccagcaccagaaccagaaccgtctACCGCGGGAAAAGCAGATGATTGCATGTGAGGACACTCGAGAATGTCGAATGGAGACATCACAGTCTTGCAAACCAGGCGGCCATGTGGACACCCCCATCCAGGGCCAGCCTGCATGCTACAGCAACCCTTGTGAAAGCTTTGGGGATCTTGCAATAGAAGTGAACCGGAGACCCGGGGAGGCTGAAAGCGACGTGCTTCCCAGTTACACAAACTGCATGGGTGCTCTGAGGACAGCGCATTCACCGAGAGTCCATTATAAGAAGCACGCGCAGCACACTCAGAAAACCAGTAAGGGTGCCCGTGTGGGACGCTCCAAACAGATGCATTATGTATAA
- the pef1 gene encoding peflin: MSFHGQGYPRGGHPQPGAQYGAGGGVYGHPSAPYAGGTHPSAGHGAYGTAGHGGQYGHGPGAAPSGPYGAYGGQPYGGHYGHSAPAGHVPPGVNPEAYQWFQTVDLDRSGFINLKELKQALTNSNWSSFNDETCLMMINMFDKTRTGRIDLFGFSALWDFMQRWRALFQQYDRDQSGSISGVELQQALVQMGYNLSPQFSEALVRRFAVPGRRPGIQLDRFIQVCIQLQSMTQVFRERDTSMRGNVRLSYEDFLSGAIGRLM, encoded by the exons ATGAGTTTTCACGGCCAG GGCTATCCAAGAGGAGGCCACCCACAACCAGGTGCTCAATATGGGGCAGGCGGCGGCGTCTATGGGCATCCCTCAGCGCCATACGCTGGTGGAACACATCCATCAGCAGGTCATGGTGCTTACGGTACAGCGGGGCACGGAGGGCAGTATGGGCACGGACCAGGAgctgctcccagtgggccttaCGGGGCTTACGGGGGACAGCCCTACGGAGGACACTATGGACACTCTGCTCCTGCGG GTCACGTCCCTCCTGGGGTTAACCCTGAGGCGTACCAGTGGTTCCAGACTGTTGACTTGGACCGGAGTGGCTTCATCAACCTGAAGGAGCTGAAGCAGGCCCTGACGAACTCCAACTGGTCTTCTTTTAACGACGAGACCTGCCTCATGATGATCA ACATGTTTGACAAGACGCGGACCGGTCGGATTGATCTGTTCGGCTTCTCAGCGCTGTGGGACTTCATGCAGCGATGGAGAGCGCTCTTCCAGCAGTATGACCGAGACCAGTCGGGCTCCATCAGTGGCGTGGAGCTGCAGCAAG CACTCGTCCAGATGGGCTACAACCTGAGCCCCCAGTTTTCGGAGGCGCTGGTGAGGCGTTTCGCGGTGCCAGGCAGACGACCCGGCATCCAGTTGGACCGTTTCATCCAGGTGTGCATCCAGCTCCAGTCCATGACTCAGGtcttcagagagagagacacatcGATGAGGGGAAATGTCCGCCTCAGCTACGAGGATTTTCTATCTGGGGCCATCGGCAGGCTCATGTGA